tATAACCGGGAAATTCCAATTCTTCTCAGTGTCTCCCGCCTCATGGGACGATGAAATTCCTGTGCCACGTCACCGATCCGCGCCCCTGTCCCGGATCACCATCTTAGCCGTCGAACCCCGTACGGATCCAACGGCAGGCTGCACCCTCTTCCCTTCTTAAATCCCCCCATTCCTCCCGACTCTCACCACCGCTCCTCCTCCATTTCCATCTCAGTCAGCTCCAAGGGAGGAAGGAAGCCGTCAACCATGTCCGGTCGCGGCAAGGGAGGGAAGGGCCTCGGCAAGGGCGGCGCCAAGCGTCACCGGAAGGTGCTGCGCGACAACATCCAGGGCATCACCAAGCCGGCCATCCGGCGTCTGGCCAGGCGTGGCGGCGTGAAGCGCATCTCGGGGCTCATCTACGAGGAGACCCGCGGTGTGCTCAAGATCTTCCTCGAGAACGTCATCCGCGACGCCGTCACCTACACCGAGCACGCCCGCCGCAAGACCGTCACCGCCATGGACGTCGTCTACGCGCTCAAGCGACAGGGACGCACCCTCTACGGATTCGGCGGCTGACCTGCGCCCGCTGCTCCAGTCTCCATCGAGTAGGCTCTGCTAGCTGCTGCGGCTGTTTCTGGTGCTGTGGTTTCGTTTCTGAATTCTGAGTGTGTGCGTGCGTTGTTGTTCCATCTGTCCGTGTAGCTAGTGGAAGGCGATGGATCTGAATGCAGTCAGTTGGTCAGAGTGCGTGTGTTGGTTGTCCTGCCGGTCTCTGTAGCCAGTTCCTCAGTTGCAATGGGAGGTGatgaatatgaatgcaatgcgatTGTTGGTTCTCTGTATCTGAATCTGGTCACCTTGGACAGCTTCTCTGCAGCCGTATATCAATCTTGGACA
This genomic stretch from Hordeum vulgare subsp. vulgare chromosome 6H, MorexV3_pseudomolecules_assembly, whole genome shotgun sequence harbors:
- the LOC123401490 gene encoding histone H4; the protein is MSGRGKGGKGLGKGGAKRHRKVLRDNIQGITKPAIRRLARRGGVKRISGLIYEETRGVLKIFLENVIRDAVTYTEHARRKTVTAMDVVYALKRQGRTLYGFGG